One region of Bradyrhizobium betae genomic DNA includes:
- the tyrS gene encoding tyrosine--tRNA ligase, with the protein MTAFKSDFLNTLRERGFIHQCSDFEGLDALAAKGEAIAYVGYDCTARSLHIGNYLTMMMLHWLQQSGNKPITLMGGGTTMVGDPSGKDETRAMRTVAEIEANKASIRGVFAKVLTYGDGKSDAIMLDNAEWLTKLNWIEMLRDVGRHFSVNRMLTMDSVRLRLEREQEMSFIEFNYMVCQAYDFVELAKRTGCHLQMGGSDQWGNIIMGVDLGRRMGTHQLFALTTPLLTTASGAKMGKTAQGAVWLNADQFSPYDFWQYWRNTEDADVGRFLKLFTTLPMSEIKKLEALGGSEINEAKKVLATEATTLLHGRDAANEAAETARRTFEEGALAESLPTVEIPRGELDAGLGVLNAFVKAGLVASNGEARRQIKGGGLRVNDEPVTDEKMVLSAASLTPEGVIKLSFGKKKHVLIRPA; encoded by the coding sequence ATGACTGCATTTAAATCGGATTTCCTCAATACCCTCAGGGAACGTGGATTCATCCACCAGTGCTCCGATTTCGAGGGGCTGGACGCACTCGCCGCCAAGGGCGAGGCGATCGCCTATGTCGGCTACGATTGCACCGCCCGCTCGCTGCATATCGGCAACTACCTGACCATGATGATGCTGCACTGGCTGCAGCAATCCGGCAACAAGCCGATCACGCTGATGGGCGGCGGCACCACCATGGTCGGCGATCCCTCCGGCAAGGACGAGACGCGCGCGATGCGCACCGTCGCCGAGATCGAAGCCAACAAGGCCTCGATCCGCGGCGTGTTCGCCAAGGTGCTGACCTACGGCGACGGCAAGAGCGATGCCATCATGCTCGACAATGCCGAGTGGCTGACCAAGCTGAACTGGATCGAGATGCTGCGCGACGTCGGCCGGCACTTCTCGGTCAACCGCATGCTGACCATGGACTCCGTGCGGCTGCGCCTCGAGCGCGAGCAGGAGATGAGCTTCATCGAGTTCAACTACATGGTCTGCCAGGCCTACGACTTCGTCGAGCTCGCCAAGCGCACCGGCTGCCATTTGCAGATGGGCGGCTCGGACCAGTGGGGCAACATCATCATGGGCGTCGATCTCGGCCGCCGCATGGGCACCCACCAGCTGTTCGCGCTGACGACGCCGCTGCTGACCACGGCCTCCGGCGCCAAGATGGGCAAGACCGCGCAGGGCGCGGTGTGGCTCAACGCCGACCAGTTCTCGCCGTATGATTTCTGGCAGTACTGGCGCAACACCGAGGATGCCGACGTCGGCAGGTTCCTGAAGCTGTTCACGACGCTGCCGATGAGCGAGATCAAGAAGCTCGAAGCGCTCGGCGGCTCGGAGATCAACGAGGCCAAGAAGGTGCTCGCCACCGAAGCGACCACGCTGCTGCACGGCCGGGATGCCGCCAACGAGGCAGCCGAAACGGCTCGCCGCACCTTCGAGGAAGGCGCGCTCGCCGAGAGCCTGCCGACGGTGGAAATTCCGCGCGGCGAGCTCGACGCCGGCCTCGGCGTGCTCAACGCCTTCGTCAAGGCCGGCCTCGTCGCCTCCAACGGCGAGGCACGGCGCCAGATCAAGGGCGGCGGCCTGCGCGTCAACGACGAGCCGGTCACCGACGAGAAGATGGTGCTGTCTGCGGCCAGCCTGACGCCGGAAGGCGTGATCAAGCTGTCGTTCGGCAAGAAGAAGCACGTCCTCATCCGGCCTGCATAG
- a CDS encoding MFS transporter, which translates to MDQNTPRETSRDNGAAMQQGAVRTALVVLALCFTLAVLGRGLSESFTVFLKPISENFGWDRAQVVSIYSLTWLISGLTAPLVGRLFDHSGPRIVYALGLFLLGSAFLIAAHAQSLWQFQLSIGLCVGVGVAFIGNVPNSILLGRWFGPKLPTAMAVVYSAMGGGVLALLPASQLLIDHLGWRETYQLFGFASLGLLVPLLLLPWRLFASGSPHVAKKTDPDFVDHGWTLVSAMRHHAFWALFSTFFFTAVGMYAIAAQIVAYLIDAGFPPLQAATAWGFSGVVLVFGMLGVSALDGLIGRRPSVLLSYAISIIGIFLLWLLQYYPDVILLTGFVVCFGSMMGSRGPLITATAMKIFRGKRVGTIFGTISIGSGLGSAFGSWSGGLIHDATHGYNALLAFALASVVLGMIPFLIVPALRR; encoded by the coding sequence ATGGACCAGAACACGCCCAGGGAAACGAGCAGGGACAACGGAGCTGCGATGCAGCAAGGCGCGGTGCGCACCGCGCTCGTCGTGCTTGCGCTGTGCTTCACGCTGGCGGTGCTCGGCCGCGGCCTCAGCGAAAGTTTCACCGTCTTCCTCAAGCCGATCTCGGAAAACTTCGGCTGGGATCGTGCGCAGGTCGTCTCGATCTACTCGCTGACCTGGCTCATCAGCGGACTGACCGCGCCGCTGGTCGGACGCCTGTTCGATCATTCCGGACCACGCATCGTCTATGCACTCGGACTGTTCCTGCTCGGGTCGGCCTTTCTGATCGCGGCGCACGCGCAATCGCTCTGGCAATTCCAGCTTTCGATCGGATTGTGCGTCGGCGTCGGCGTCGCCTTCATCGGCAACGTGCCGAACTCGATCCTGCTCGGCCGCTGGTTCGGCCCCAAGCTGCCGACCGCGATGGCGGTGGTGTACTCGGCGATGGGCGGCGGCGTGCTGGCGCTGCTGCCGGCCTCGCAGCTCCTGATCGATCATCTCGGCTGGCGCGAGACCTACCAGCTATTCGGCTTCGCCTCACTCGGCCTGCTGGTGCCGCTGCTGCTGTTGCCATGGCGGTTGTTCGCATCGGGCTCGCCGCATGTCGCCAAGAAGACCGACCCCGATTTCGTCGATCACGGCTGGACGCTGGTGAGCGCCATGCGCCACCACGCCTTCTGGGCGCTGTTCTCGACCTTCTTCTTCACCGCGGTCGGCATGTATGCGATCGCGGCGCAGATCGTCGCCTATCTGATCGATGCCGGCTTCCCGCCGCTCCAGGCCGCAACCGCCTGGGGCTTTTCCGGTGTCGTGCTGGTGTTCGGCATGCTCGGGGTCTCAGCGCTCGACGGGCTGATCGGGCGCCGGCCGTCCGTGCTGCTCAGCTACGCGATCTCGATCATCGGCATCTTCCTGCTCTGGCTGCTGCAGTATTATCCTGATGTCATCCTGCTCACCGGCTTCGTCGTCTGCTTCGGCAGCATGATGGGCTCGCGCGGGCCGCTGATCACGGCAACCGCGATGAAGATCTTTCGGGGCAAGCGCGTCGGCACCATCTTTGGCACCATCTCGATCGGCAGCGGCCTCGGCTCGGCGTTCGGCTCCTGGAGCGGCGGCCTGATCCATGACGCGACCCATGGCTACAACGCGCTGCTCGCCTTCGCACTTGCGAGCGTGGTGCTCGGGATGATTCCGTTCCTCATCGTGCCGGCCTTGCGGCGCTAG
- a CDS encoding DoxX family protein: protein MNFPYLVRFQPVLLSLFRFITGLLLFQYGVAKLFKFPVLPYFANIPPLIYTAGTIELVLGALLMIGLFTRLAAFILSGEMAFAYFMGHMLKGDTPVFLPLLNGGTAAILFCFACLYLSAAGGGSVSADAAMGKD from the coding sequence ATGAACTTTCCCTATCTCGTTCGCTTTCAACCGGTTCTCTTGAGCCTGTTTCGCTTCATCACCGGCCTGCTGCTGTTTCAGTACGGCGTCGCCAAGCTGTTCAAGTTTCCGGTGCTCCCCTACTTCGCGAACATCCCGCCGCTGATCTACACGGCCGGCACGATCGAGCTCGTGCTTGGCGCGCTGCTGATGATCGGCCTGTTCACCCGTCTCGCGGCTTTCATTCTCTCGGGCGAGATGGCCTTCGCCTACTTCATGGGCCACATGCTCAAGGGCGACACGCCGGTGTTCCTGCCGCTGCTCAATGGCGGCACCGCGGCGATCCTGTTCTGCTTCGCCTGCCTCTACCTCTCGGCAGCCGGCGGCGGTTCGGTCAGCGCCGATGCGGCGATGGGCAAGGACTAG
- a CDS encoding methyl-accepting chemotaxis protein: MKLLSHLKIRTKLASMVCLAALTVTAIIAVSGFLSKSRMMEDRVQQMKTAVDMLYSLAQSVQDDVTAGKLTQAEAKAQFHIRGRQMNFNAGQGYPVVYNADTSILVNGANQKLEGKITGAIDANGVLIADAIIKAGDLSAQGGVTSYLYPRPGQTEAVRKTVFARKFAPWNATISYGLYVDDIDADVRAITLELAAVGLGLMLLMATLSWLIARDVLSALDRQKTRMQEIAEGAIDKPVEETDRGDEIGRMAETLEVLRQTALTARMLEAEQVATKTRSEQEKRDALISLADRFDASVGQLVGLMASGSGELETTAKSMSSTAEGTNRRAAVVGSAATEASQRVQTVAAAAEELSSSITEISRQVAQSAEVTGRAVDSARRTDTIVRALSDGAQQIEHVAELISSIAAQTNLLALNATIEAARAGEAGRGFAVVASEVKSLASQTAEATREIGDKIAQIQGATKEAVDAIGGITATIEEVSRIAASIGAAIEEQGAATAEIARSVSQTAEATKEVTTNIGGVSTAANETGNAAGMVLAAASNLSKQAEQLSGEVGTFLAGVRAA, translated from the coding sequence ATGAAGTTGCTGAGCCACCTGAAGATCCGCACCAAGCTTGCCAGCATGGTCTGCCTTGCGGCTCTCACAGTCACGGCCATCATCGCGGTCTCGGGCTTCCTCAGCAAGAGCCGCATGATGGAGGACCGGGTCCAGCAGATGAAAACCGCGGTCGACATGCTCTACAGCCTGGCCCAGTCGGTTCAGGACGACGTCACCGCCGGCAAACTGACGCAGGCCGAGGCCAAGGCCCAGTTTCATATTCGCGGTCGCCAGATGAACTTCAATGCCGGCCAAGGCTACCCGGTCGTCTACAACGCCGACACATCCATCCTCGTGAACGGCGCCAACCAGAAGCTCGAGGGCAAGATCACCGGCGCGATCGACGCCAACGGCGTCCTCATCGCCGACGCGATCATCAAGGCCGGCGACCTGTCCGCGCAGGGCGGCGTGACGTCCTACCTTTATCCCCGCCCCGGTCAGACCGAAGCCGTCCGCAAGACCGTGTTCGCCCGCAAGTTCGCGCCCTGGAACGCGACCATCAGCTACGGCCTCTATGTCGACGATATCGACGCCGACGTGCGCGCGATCACGCTCGAACTCGCCGCGGTCGGCCTTGGCCTGATGCTGCTGATGGCCACGCTGTCCTGGCTGATTGCCCGTGACGTGCTGAGCGCGCTCGATCGCCAGAAGACCCGCATGCAGGAGATCGCCGAGGGCGCCATCGACAAGCCGGTCGAGGAGACCGATCGCGGCGACGAGATCGGCCGCATGGCCGAGACGCTCGAAGTGCTGCGCCAGACCGCTTTGACCGCGCGCATGCTCGAGGCCGAGCAGGTCGCCACCAAGACCCGCAGCGAGCAGGAAAAGCGCGACGCGCTGATCTCGCTCGCCGACCGCTTCGACGCTTCCGTCGGCCAGCTCGTCGGCCTGATGGCCTCGGGCTCCGGCGAGCTGGAGACCACCGCCAAGTCGATGTCATCCACGGCTGAAGGCACCAACCGCCGCGCCGCCGTGGTCGGCTCGGCCGCCACCGAAGCCAGCCAGCGCGTCCAGACGGTCGCCGCGGCCGCCGAAGAGCTGTCCTCCTCCATCACCGAGATCAGCCGCCAGGTCGCGCAATCCGCGGAAGTCACCGGCCGCGCCGTGGACAGCGCGCGCCGCACCGACACCATCGTCCGCGCGCTGTCGGACGGTGCCCAGCAGATCGAGCACGTCGCCGAGCTGATCTCCAGCATCGCGGCGCAGACCAATCTGCTCGCGCTCAACGCCACCATCGAGGCGGCCCGTGCCGGTGAAGCCGGCCGCGGCTTTGCCGTCGTCGCCTCCGAGGTGAAGTCGCTCGCGAGCCAGACCGCGGAAGCCACCCGTGAGATCGGCGACAAGATCGCCCAGATCCAGGGCGCGACCAAGGAGGCCGTGGACGCGATCGGCGGCATCACCGCCACCATCGAGGAAGTCAGCCGCATCGCCGCCTCGATCGGCGCCGCCATCGAAGAGCAAGGCGCCGCCACCGCCGAGATCGCCCGCAGCGTCTCGCAGACCGCGGAGGCGACCAAGGAGGTCACCACCAATATCGGCGGCGTCAGCACGGCGGCGAACGAGACCGGCAACGCCGCCGGCATGGTGCTCGCGGCCGCCTCGAACCTCTCCAAGCAGGCCGAGCAGCTCTCCGGCGAAGTCGGCACCTTCCTGGCCGGCGTGCGCGCGGCGTAA
- a CDS encoding DUF3971 domain-containing protein: MAATPGRGASIPVDGCGPGGAQSHDGRLYREAMARNTSPQDYNRDFDRRGGQQEPQEWDDADWDPDQEAAARRRARRLLSRSNSGFHRFGDGFGSLRRWLGGGRWLKRMAIVVGALLVIFVGCFGALWWRLGAGPINLDIATPWLAAAIEDNIGHGNTVEVGGTQIERVGRVRIAVRIRDIIVRDRDRAIVASAPKAEVKLSGAGLLMGHLRAESLNLVDAELAIRIAPDGTVTVSAGDTAKPLATGVASKKDAGLPPTFPRNGVPPPPFATAPAGQDPSQAAPQATAQSGILQGLDWLDSLSMTGLDGQNLNEIGLKNGNLIVDDQQRGSKWSFENITLSLRRPTRGGVTLSFGEEGARPWSLRATIGPAENGVRSVDIRADKVSTANILLALRVKDLTYTADLPMTGELKGELGRDGVPTFFRGKVAIGAGNIIDTDTPDYPMAIDSAEINVEWDANRRVLVAPFKILSGANRLTLLAHLEPPNGTVNDWQLGFSGGSILLGGIDNEPPLVFNRIAIGFRFDTDHKRMLLTQADISNGEIGVAGTGAIDYSGEPRLTLGFAGTPMSASALKRMWPTLVVPELREWVIERIERGTLQRIEIGVNSPTKNLPRKGPPIPDDGLSVNIVASGVAVRPVDGMPVVHDADLKARVTGRTATVNIAQGIADTPAGRKVTISDFVFEVPDMAPKPSPSRTRFRVDGPVPAAAEMLANDRLSDLSSTVVDPNTSKGTFTANIQLGMPVKGELTKADTVYSVTADLNGFSADKLVMNQKLEANNLKISASNQGYQVKGDVKINGQAASLDYRKPAEGDADVKLQATLDDASRARLGFDLSPAVSGSVPIKLSGKIAGGPDQTTKLGIEADLTSVKLDNILPGWVKLPGKSSKATFKVVPTAQSTRLEDIVIEGGGASIKGSVEIDPNGDLMNANFPIYSPSDGDKTSLKVERGQDGVVRGTMRGDVFDGRGFLKSAISGNSKDDAKSKMKNVDFDIDVKLGAVAGFNGEAMRSVDAKMSKRSGSIKAFTLSGKIGRDTPVAADLRGGRAQGSREVIYLQTNDAGALLRFTDTYTKAVGGQMVVAMEPPTSEPNTSREGLINVRDFTVKGEAQLERVAAGAPNGTGSGVSFSALRAEFTRQNGALTVRDGVVKGPMIGATIEGSIDYPGNQVCMSGTFVPMYGVNNIFGQIPLFGIFLGGGNNEGLIGVTYEVVGTPAAPVMRVNPISAMAPGLFRKIFEFNTGKQNSPFEEFPSQSSDGSTGSASKLSSGCSLARR, translated from the coding sequence ATGGCGGCAACGCCGGGGCGGGGAGCATCGATCCCCGTCGACGGCTGCGGTCCCGGCGGCGCTCAATCCCACGATGGGCGCCTGTATCGAGAGGCAATGGCAAGGAATACGTCGCCCCAGGATTACAATCGGGATTTCGATCGGCGCGGCGGCCAGCAGGAGCCGCAGGAATGGGACGACGCCGACTGGGATCCGGATCAGGAAGCGGCGGCGCGCCGACGGGCGCGGCGGCTGTTGTCGCGTTCCAATTCAGGCTTTCATCGCTTTGGTGACGGATTCGGCTCGTTGCGCCGCTGGCTCGGCGGAGGCCGCTGGCTGAAGCGGATGGCCATCGTGGTGGGGGCCCTGCTCGTCATCTTCGTCGGCTGTTTCGGCGCGCTGTGGTGGCGGCTTGGCGCGGGGCCGATCAATCTCGACATCGCGACGCCCTGGCTCGCTGCCGCGATCGAGGACAATATCGGCCACGGCAACACGGTCGAGGTCGGCGGCACCCAGATCGAGCGGGTCGGGCGGGTTCGCATCGCCGTGCGCATCCGCGACATCATCGTGCGCGACCGCGACCGCGCCATCGTTGCCAGTGCGCCGAAGGCAGAGGTGAAGCTGTCGGGTGCGGGTCTGCTGATGGGGCACCTGCGTGCCGAAAGCCTCAATCTCGTCGACGCCGAGCTCGCGATCCGGATCGCGCCTGACGGCACCGTCACGGTCTCGGCCGGCGACACCGCAAAACCGCTCGCAACCGGCGTGGCGTCCAAGAAGGATGCGGGCCTGCCGCCGACATTCCCGCGCAACGGTGTCCCGCCGCCGCCGTTCGCGACGGCACCTGCGGGCCAGGATCCATCTCAAGCCGCCCCGCAGGCCACGGCCCAGAGCGGAATTCTTCAGGGCCTCGACTGGCTCGACAGCCTGAGCATGACCGGCCTCGACGGACAGAACCTCAACGAGATCGGTCTGAAGAACGGCAATCTGATCGTCGACGATCAGCAGCGCGGCAGCAAATGGTCGTTCGAGAACATCACGCTCAGCCTGCGCCGGCCGACCCGTGGTGGTGTCACGCTCAGCTTCGGCGAGGAGGGCGCACGTCCCTGGTCGCTGCGTGCCACGATCGGCCCTGCCGAGAACGGTGTGCGCTCGGTCGACATCCGCGCCGACAAGGTTTCCACCGCCAACATCCTGCTGGCGTTGCGGGTGAAGGACCTCACCTATACGGCCGACCTGCCGATGACGGGAGAGCTCAAGGGCGAGCTCGGCCGCGACGGCGTGCCGACCTTCTTCCGCGGCAAGGTCGCAATCGGCGCGGGCAACATCATCGACACCGACACACCCGACTATCCGATGGCGATCGACTCCGCCGAGATCAACGTGGAGTGGGACGCCAATCGGCGGGTGCTGGTTGCACCGTTCAAGATCCTGTCGGGTGCGAACCGTCTGACGCTGCTGGCCCATCTCGAGCCGCCCAACGGCACCGTCAACGACTGGCAGCTCGGTTTCAGCGGCGGCTCGATCCTGCTCGGCGGCATCGACAACGAGCCGCCACTGGTCTTCAACCGCATCGCGATCGGCTTCCGCTTCGACACCGACCACAAGCGCATGCTGCTGACGCAGGCCGACATCAGCAATGGCGAGATCGGCGTCGCCGGCACGGGGGCCATCGACTATTCGGGCGAGCCGCGGCTGACGCTGGGCTTTGCGGGAACGCCGATGTCGGCCTCCGCGCTCAAGCGGATGTGGCCGACGCTCGTCGTTCCCGAATTACGGGAATGGGTGATCGAGCGGATCGAGCGCGGCACGCTCCAGCGCATCGAGATCGGCGTCAATTCACCGACCAAGAACCTGCCGCGCAAGGGCCCGCCGATTCCCGACGACGGCCTGTCGGTCAACATCGTCGCGAGCGGCGTCGCGGTCCGTCCCGTCGATGGCATGCCTGTGGTGCACGACGCCGATCTGAAGGCGCGCGTGACAGGGCGCACCGCGACCGTGAATATCGCCCAGGGCATCGCCGATACGCCGGCGGGCCGCAAGGTCACGATCTCCGACTTCGTGTTCGAGGTGCCGGACATGGCGCCCAAACCGTCGCCGTCACGGACCAGGTTTCGCGTCGACGGCCCCGTGCCCGCGGCGGCTGAGATGCTTGCCAACGACCGGCTGAGCGACCTGTCGTCGACCGTCGTCGATCCCAACACCAGCAAGGGCACGTTCACGGCGAACATCCAGCTCGGCATGCCGGTCAAAGGCGAGCTGACCAAGGCCGACACCGTCTATTCCGTCACCGCCGATCTCAACGGCTTCTCAGCCGACAAGCTGGTGATGAACCAGAAGCTGGAGGCCAACAACCTCAAGATATCGGCCAGCAACCAGGGCTATCAGGTCAAGGGCGACGTCAAGATCAACGGCCAGGCGGCCTCGCTCGACTATCGCAAGCCAGCCGAAGGCGATGCGGACGTCAAATTGCAGGCGACGCTGGACGACGCCAGTCGCGCGCGCCTGGGATTCGATCTCAGTCCCGCCGTGAGCGGATCGGTGCCGATCAAGCTGTCGGGCAAGATCGCCGGCGGGCCCGACCAGACGACGAAGCTCGGCATCGAAGCCGACCTGACTTCGGTGAAGCTCGACAACATTCTGCCCGGCTGGGTCAAGCTGCCAGGCAAATCGAGCAAGGCGACGTTCAAGGTGGTGCCGACCGCGCAATCGACGCGCCTGGAGGACATCGTCATCGAAGGCGGCGGCGCCTCGATCAAGGGCTCGGTCGAGATCGATCCGAACGGCGATTTGATGAATGCGAATTTCCCGATCTATTCGCCGTCCGATGGCGACAAGACGTCGCTGAAGGTTGAGCGCGGCCAGGACGGAGTGGTGCGCGGCACCATGCGCGGCGACGTGTTCGACGGCCGCGGCTTCCTGAAGTCGGCGATCTCAGGCAATTCGAAGGACGATGCCAAGAGCAAGATGAAGAACGTCGATTTCGACATCGACGTAAAGCTCGGTGCCGTCGCGGGGTTCAATGGCGAGGCAATGCGCAGCGTCGATGCCAAGATGTCGAAACGCAGCGGCTCCATCAAGGCCTTCACCCTGAGCGGCAAGATCGGCCGCGACACGCCGGTGGCAGCCGATCTGCGCGGCGGCCGCGCCCAGGGCAGCCGCGAGGTGATCTACCTCCAGACCAACGACGCCGGCGCGCTGCTGCGCTTCACCGACACCTACACCAAGGCGGTCGGCGGCCAGATGGTGGTGGCGATGGAGCCTCCGACATCCGAGCCGAACACGTCGCGCGAGGGCCTCATCAACGTGCGGGACTTCACGGTGAAGGGCGAGGCGCAGCTCGAACGCGTCGCCGCCGGCGCTCCCAACGGGACCGGCAGCGGCGTCTCTTTCAGCGCGTTGCGCGCCGAGTTCACCCGGCAGAACGGCGCGCTGACCGTTCGCGACGGCGTGGTCAAGGGGCCGATGATCGGCGCTACGATCGAGGGCTCGATCGACTATCCCGGCAACCAGGTCTGCATGAGCGGCACCTTCGTGCCGATGTACGGCGTCAACAACATCTTCGGCCAGATCCCGTTGTTCGGAATCTTCCTCGGCGGCGGCAACAATGAGGGACTGATCGGCGTGACCTACGAGGTCGTCGGCACGCCCGCCGCGCCCGTCATGCGCGTCAACCCGATCTCGGCGATGGCGCCCGGCCTGTTCCGCAAGATCTTCGAGTTCAACACCGGCAAGCAGAACTCGCCGTTCGAGGAATTCCCGTCGCAGTCGAGCGACGGCTCGACCGGATCGGCGAGCAAGCTCTCGAGCGGCTGCAGCCTCGCAAGGCGGTAG
- a CDS encoding peroxiredoxin, which produces MSKKSRKKSSKTPSGSPTTKKKAPKARATTQTKSAKTQRTPASKSTGSISKSGSHGAASKQLNSSKSAAMPVKAKAMTKSALAEGQKAPAFRLPRDGGDVVTLADYAGRKLVLFFYPRADTPGCTREAIDFTRLADAFAAAGTAVLGISADPLRAQEKFRDKHKLTIPLISDETHEMLEAYGAWGEKSMYGKSFLGILRTTLLIGTDGKVAKVWRNVRVDGHADQVLEAARSL; this is translated from the coding sequence ATGTCCAAGAAATCCCGAAAGAAATCGTCCAAAACGCCCTCCGGCAGTCCGACAACTAAAAAGAAGGCCCCGAAAGCGCGGGCAACGACTCAAACAAAGTCCGCGAAAACACAGCGGACGCCGGCGAGCAAATCAACCGGGAGCATATCAAAATCAGGGTCACATGGGGCCGCATCGAAGCAGTTAAATTCCTCCAAATCGGCGGCCATGCCCGTGAAGGCCAAAGCGATGACTAAGTCCGCCCTGGCCGAGGGCCAGAAGGCCCCCGCCTTTCGCCTGCCCCGCGACGGCGGTGACGTGGTCACCCTGGCCGATTATGCCGGCCGCAAGCTCGTCCTGTTCTTCTATCCCCGCGCCGACACGCCCGGCTGCACCAGGGAGGCGATCGACTTCACACGGCTGGCCGACGCTTTTGCTGCTGCCGGTACCGCGGTGCTCGGCATCTCGGCCGATCCGTTAAGGGCCCAGGAGAAGTTCCGCGACAAGCACAAGCTGACCATTCCTCTCATTTCGGATGAGACGCACGAGATGTTGGAAGCGTATGGCGCCTGGGGCGAAAAATCCATGTACGGCAAGAGCTTCCTCGGGATTCTTCGGACCACGCTGCTGATCGGGACCGACGGCAAGGTGGCCAAGGTCTGGCGCAATGTACGGGTCGACGGCCACGCCGATCAGGTGCTGGAAGCGGCAAGAAGCCTTTAA
- a CDS encoding M23 family metallopeptidase — protein MSKSSAHFSQYPQHHPHDHGRAFQRRSAAVVAAAIPPPATDDAYTIVHHGKQVRLGPVVFWIVVGTVVLLGLWSAATATYFAFRDDVLTRLIARQAEMQYAYEDRITELRAKVDRTTSRQLLDQEQFDQKLDQIMKRQTALESRATALGAMPDVTGSIPRATPQRGDSSQGANQGATQGTPKPSPISDTVIFVAPPDREARLESRAPAVIAPPTNQFAKNQGFDNVLVRLTTSLDQVERRQIAALSAVEEGMDSRMRRMRGVVSDLGLNLASLEAAVPRSAMGGPFVPVKLTANAGPFEKQLSRINTTRAEMDRLNRTLALVPYRKPVIGEVEFTSGFGVRSDPFLGRPAMHTGLDFRAATGDPARVTANGKVVSAGWSGGYGRMVEVDHGNGLSTRYGHLSEINVKVGEIVKLGQVIGLVGSTGRSTGPHLHYETRIDGEAVDPQKFLRAGVRLSAG, from the coding sequence ATGTCGAAAAGTTCTGCCCACTTCTCGCAGTACCCCCAACATCACCCGCACGACCATGGACGCGCCTTCCAGCGCCGTTCGGCTGCGGTCGTGGCAGCCGCGATTCCCCCTCCCGCGACCGACGACGCCTACACCATCGTGCATCACGGCAAGCAGGTCCGGCTCGGACCTGTCGTATTCTGGATCGTGGTCGGCACGGTCGTACTGCTCGGGCTCTGGTCGGCGGCGACCGCCACGTATTTTGCTTTCCGCGACGACGTCCTGACCCGGCTGATCGCCCGCCAGGCGGAGATGCAATACGCCTATGAGGACCGCATCACCGAGCTGCGCGCCAAGGTCGACCGTACCACCAGCCGCCAATTGCTCGACCAGGAGCAGTTCGACCAGAAGCTCGACCAGATCATGAAGCGCCAGACGGCGCTGGAGTCCCGGGCGACGGCGCTTGGCGCCATGCCCGACGTGACCGGGTCGATCCCACGCGCAACCCCGCAGCGCGGCGATTCGAGCCAGGGCGCGAATCAAGGCGCGACGCAGGGCACACCGAAGCCGTCACCGATCAGCGACACCGTGATCTTCGTCGCGCCCCCTGATCGCGAGGCGAGACTCGAATCGCGTGCGCCGGCCGTCATCGCGCCGCCGACCAACCAATTCGCCAAGAACCAGGGTTTCGACAACGTCCTGGTCCGGCTGACCACCTCGCTTGACCAGGTCGAGCGTCGCCAGATCGCGGCGCTCAGCGCCGTCGAGGAAGGCATGGATTCACGCATGCGCCGGATGCGCGGCGTCGTCAGCGATCTTGGCCTCAATCTCGCCAGCCTCGAAGCCGCCGTGCCGCGCTCCGCGATGGGCGGTCCTTTCGTCCCCGTCAAGCTGACGGCCAATGCCGGCCCGTTCGAGAAGCAGCTCTCTCGCATCAACACCACGCGCGCCGAGATGGATCGTCTCAATCGCACGCTGGCGCTGGTGCCCTACCGCAAGCCCGTCATCGGCGAAGTCGAATTCACCTCCGGATTCGGCGTGCGCAGCGATCCCTTCCTCGGCCGGCCTGCGATGCATACCGGTCTCGACTTCCGTGCCGCCACCGGCGATCCCGCGCGCGTCACCGCCAACGGCAAGGTCGTCTCGGCCGGCTGGTCCGGCGGCTATGGCCGCATGGTCGAGGTCGATCACGGCAACGGGCTCTCGACCCGCTACGGCCATCTCTCAGAGATCAACGTCAAGGTCGGCGAGATCGTGAAGCTCGGCCAGGTCATCGGCCTCGTCGGATCGACCGGCCGCTCCACCGGTCCGCATTTGCATTACGAAACCCGCATCGACGGCGAAGCGGTCGATCCGCAGAAATTCCTGCGCGCCGGCGTGCGCCTCAGCGCGGGCTAG